One genomic region from bacterium encodes:
- a CDS encoding PorV/PorQ family protein has product MRALLIVGVFLSVLSAPLLAQGVLRQAYSGLDKYLAQGIPQNNSFAGVRAAEFLEIPVGARGIGMGSAYSAVADDITAIWWNPAGLGFLQNKEVLVNVVDYTMDLTYSYAAAAVPMMDGRLVVGGFFGYLDVPEMQITTVGSPQGTGQTFTAYDFQMGGSMAYTLSDRFVAGLNMKYIHQDMFANVAGNAFAVDAGAIYHTEFMDRDIRFAFAIQNLGSNVTMRGPNLLYEVGPEDAGGDIPSGYVDYSTDPYALPRRSTRWAYRQTHTYRLPTVVKIAMSYNLITTEKTNWLASGELWRNSNTPLSYATGTELNYNFTPYMSGALRMGWLIQSDEFTDDKDQFGYEYLGDDPTWRGISFGGGISRTVAGRVLNFSYAYRNKGRLTADNFFTLSFGF; this is encoded by the coding sequence ATGCGAGCCTTGCTTATAGTTGGAGTATTCCTGTCCGTCCTGAGTGCTCCGCTACTGGCTCAGGGTGTTCTGCGGCAGGCGTACAGCGGCCTGGACAAGTACCTGGCCCAGGGCATCCCGCAGAATAACTCCTTTGCCGGTGTGCGTGCCGCGGAGTTCCTGGAAATACCTGTCGGCGCCCGTGGTATCGGTATGGGCAGCGCGTACTCCGCGGTTGCCGATGATATCACCGCCATCTGGTGGAACCCGGCCGGTTTGGGCTTCCTCCAGAACAAAGAGGTCCTGGTCAACGTGGTTGATTACACTATGGACCTGACCTACAGCTATGCCGCCGCAGCCGTGCCCATGATGGACGGCCGTCTGGTGGTGGGCGGGTTCTTCGGCTACCTGGACGTGCCGGAGATGCAGATCACGACAGTCGGTTCGCCGCAGGGCACCGGCCAGACTTTCACCGCCTACGATTTCCAGATGGGCGGCTCGATGGCCTACACTCTGTCCGACCGCTTCGTCGCCGGTCTCAACATGAAGTACATCCACCAGGACATGTTCGCCAATGTCGCCGGTAACGCGTTCGCCGTTGACGCCGGCGCGATCTACCACACCGAGTTCATGGACCGCGATATCCGTTTCGCCTTCGCCATCCAGAACCTCGGCTCGAACGTGACCATGCGCGGCCCGAACCTGCTGTATGAGGTCGGTCCGGAGGATGCCGGCGGTGATATCCCCTCCGGTTATGTGGACTACTCCACCGATCCGTATGCCCTGCCGCGTCGTTCCACGCGTTGGGCTTACCGGCAGACCCATACCTACCGTCTGCCCACCGTGGTCAAGATTGCGATGTCCTACAACCTCATCACCACCGAGAAGACCAACTGGCTGGCCTCGGGTGAACTCTGGAGAAACAGCAACACGCCTCTGAGCTATGCCACCGGTACGGAGCTGAACTACAACTTCACTCCCTACATGTCCGGCGCCCTCAGAATGGGTTGGCTGATCCAGTCCGATGAGTTCACGGACGACAAGGACCAGTTCGGCTATGAGTACCTGGGCGATGACCCCACCTGGAGAGGCATCTCCTTCGGTGGCGGCATCTCCCGCACCGTCGCCGGGCGGGTGCTGAATTTCAGTTATGCCTATCGCAACAAGGGACGTCTGACGGCCGATAACTTCTTCACGCTGTCCTTCGGCTTCTAA